From the genome of Haloterrigena sp. KLK7, one region includes:
- a CDS encoding ABC transporter ATP-binding protein translates to MPAITVDDLTKSYGQTLALEDLSFQVQKGEVFGFLGPNGAGKSTTINVILDFIRPTAGQVTVLGMDAQANSREIRSRTGVLPEGVETYDRLTARQHLEFAIDSKGSDDDPRELLERVDLADAIDKKAGGFSKGMSQRLMLAMALVGQPDLLILDEPSTGLDPNGAREMRQIVREENERGATVFFSSHIMEQVEAVCDRVGILRDGEMVAVDTVEGLRDSVGGATTLRVTVDRLDDETLQVVRSLPDVSDATVEDRNPPVLVAQVEGSKTAVLGELEDRGIEVRDFTTREASLEDVFQSYTTGSEVHAR, encoded by the coding sequence ATGCCAGCTATTACGGTCGACGACCTGACCAAGTCTTACGGTCAGACCCTCGCGCTCGAGGACCTCTCGTTTCAGGTCCAGAAGGGCGAGGTATTCGGGTTCCTCGGTCCGAACGGGGCCGGCAAGTCGACGACGATCAACGTCATCCTCGACTTCATCCGGCCGACCGCCGGGCAGGTGACCGTCCTCGGGATGGACGCCCAGGCCAACAGCCGCGAGATCCGCTCGCGGACCGGCGTTCTCCCGGAGGGCGTCGAGACCTACGACCGCCTGACGGCCCGCCAGCACCTCGAGTTCGCCATCGACTCGAAGGGGTCCGACGACGATCCTCGCGAGCTGCTCGAGCGGGTCGACCTCGCCGACGCTATCGACAAGAAGGCCGGCGGCTTCTCGAAGGGGATGTCCCAGCGGCTCATGCTGGCGATGGCCCTCGTGGGCCAGCCGGACCTCCTCATTCTGGACGAGCCCTCGACGGGGCTCGACCCCAACGGCGCCCGCGAGATGCGCCAGATCGTCCGCGAGGAGAACGAGCGCGGCGCGACCGTCTTCTTCTCGAGTCACATCATGGAGCAGGTCGAAGCGGTCTGTGACCGCGTCGGCATCCTCCGCGACGGCGAGATGGTCGCCGTCGACACCGTCGAGGGGCTGCGCGACTCCGTCGGCGGCGCGACGACGCTGCGAGTCACCGTCGACCGCCTCGACGACGAGACGCTGCAGGTCGTCCGCTCGCTGCCGGACGTCTCCGACGCCACGGTCGAGGACCGGAATCCGCCGGTGCTCGTCGCCCAGGTCGAGGGCTCCAAGACGGCCGTCCTCGGCGAGCTCGAGGACCGCGGCATCGAGGTCAGAGACTTCACGACCAGGGAGGCCTCGCTCGAGGACGTCTTCCAGTCGTACACGACCGGTTCGGAGGTGCACGCGCGATGA
- a CDS encoding excinuclease ABC subunit C, translated as MNADGVRERAKSLPREPGVYQFRAEGTTLYVGKAVDLRSRVRSYADPRTARIRRMVDRADEIEIAVTDTETQALLLEANLIKRHQPRYNVRLKDDKSYPMVQLTDHEAPQIEITRDPNESATVFGPYTNKGQVETVVKALRETYGVRGCSDHKYSGRDRPCLDYEMGLCTAPCTREIDLESYVQDVSAVERFFEGETGILADPLRREMEAAAEDQNFERAANLRDRLETVEAFHGEGGEAVQSVGDERAVDVLGVAIEGEDATVARLRAERGKLVDRDRHTLEAPGAADPTDATRDDGHGGDEGGVPAVLAAFIVQYYAERDLPDALLLPERHGDGEVAAWLEAEGVSVRVPGAGREAKLVDLALKNARRNVGGRDECGMLADALEIDAARRIEGFDVSHAQGKSAVGSNVTFVDGSAEKADYRRKKLTDQNDDYDNMRTLLEWRASRAVEGRDDRPDPDLLLIDGGEGQLEAARDALAAVGWDVPAVALAKAEERVVTPDRTFSWPSDAPHLHLLQRVRDEAHRFAVQYHQTVRDEVKTVLDDVPGVGPETRKRLLGRFGSVENVREATVDDLESVEGIGEKTAETLKSRL; from the coding sequence ATGAACGCCGACGGGGTTCGCGAACGAGCGAAGTCGCTGCCGCGTGAGCCCGGCGTCTACCAGTTCCGGGCCGAGGGAACCACCCTCTACGTCGGGAAGGCCGTCGACCTCCGGAGTCGGGTCCGCTCCTACGCCGATCCGCGGACGGCGCGGATCCGCCGGATGGTCGACCGCGCCGACGAGATCGAGATCGCCGTCACCGACACCGAGACGCAGGCCTTACTCCTCGAGGCGAACCTGATCAAGCGCCACCAGCCCCGCTACAACGTCCGACTCAAGGACGACAAGTCCTACCCGATGGTGCAGTTGACCGACCACGAGGCCCCACAGATCGAGATCACGCGCGACCCGAACGAGTCCGCGACGGTCTTCGGCCCCTATACGAACAAGGGACAGGTCGAGACCGTCGTGAAAGCCCTGCGCGAGACCTACGGCGTCCGCGGCTGTTCGGACCACAAGTACAGCGGTCGCGACCGCCCCTGCCTCGACTACGAGATGGGGCTGTGTACCGCGCCCTGCACCCGCGAGATCGACCTCGAGAGCTACGTCCAGGACGTGTCCGCGGTCGAGCGCTTCTTCGAGGGCGAGACGGGGATCCTCGCGGACCCGCTGCGCCGCGAGATGGAGGCCGCCGCGGAGGACCAGAACTTCGAGCGCGCCGCCAACCTCCGGGACCGCCTCGAGACGGTCGAGGCCTTTCACGGCGAGGGCGGCGAGGCCGTCCAGTCGGTCGGCGACGAGCGCGCCGTCGACGTGCTCGGCGTCGCCATCGAGGGCGAGGACGCCACCGTCGCCCGCCTGCGCGCCGAGCGCGGCAAACTGGTCGACCGGGACCGGCACACGCTCGAGGCGCCGGGCGCGGCGGACCCGACCGACGCGACTCGCGACGACGGCCACGGCGGCGACGAGGGCGGCGTCCCCGCAGTCCTCGCCGCCTTCATCGTCCAGTACTACGCCGAGCGCGACCTGCCCGACGCCCTGTTGCTTCCCGAACGCCACGGCGACGGCGAGGTCGCGGCGTGGCTCGAGGCCGAGGGCGTCTCGGTCCGCGTCCCCGGCGCCGGCCGGGAGGCCAAACTGGTCGACCTCGCGCTGAAGAACGCCCGCCGGAACGTCGGCGGCCGCGACGAGTGCGGGATGCTCGCCGACGCCCTCGAGATCGACGCGGCCCGGCGGATCGAGGGATTCGACGTGAGCCACGCGCAGGGGAAGTCGGCGGTCGGCAGCAACGTGACGTTCGTCGACGGCAGCGCTGAAAAGGCCGACTATCGCCGGAAGAAGCTCACCGACCAGAACGACGACTACGACAACATGCGGACCCTCCTCGAGTGGCGCGCCAGCCGCGCCGTCGAGGGGCGAGACGACCGCCCCGACCCCGACCTGTTGCTGATCGACGGCGGCGAGGGGCAACTCGAGGCGGCCCGCGACGCGCTCGCCGCCGTCGGCTGGGACGTGCCCGCGGTCGCGCTGGCGAAGGCCGAGGAGCGCGTCGTGACGCCCGATCGGACGTTTTCGTGGCCCAGCGACGCGCCGCACCTCCACCTGCTCCAGCGAGTCCGCGACGAGGCCCACCGCTTCGCCGTCCAGTACCACCAGACCGTCCGCGACGAGGTCAAGACCGTGCTGGACGACGTCCCCGGCGTCGGTCCCGAGACGCGAAAGCGGTTGCTCGGTCGGTTCGGCAGCGTCGAGAACGTCCGCGAGGCGACCGTGGACGACCTCGAGAGCGTCGAGGGGATCGGCGAGAAGACCGCGGAGACCCTCAAATCGCGGCTGTAA